The genomic stretch CGCACCTCCTGGGGTACCGGGGGAACGGCGTGCCTCGTAGCCGGCCGCCGTCTGCGATCAGGCTCCAGCGTCCCGGCAGGTACCGGCCCGGTCCTCACGGTGCCGTCCGAGAATTCGGGGACGGGACCGAGAGAAAGCGTCGGGAAAGCGCCCGTGATGCCATGACCGGCGCCCACGGGAGCCGCTCGGCCGGCGTCCGGCGGTGTGACGAACCGGGAGTGGATGGGCCCGGGTGCCCGGGCCGGCGCCGGGTGGGCGGCGAAAAGGCCGGCGGCGGCTCCCGGTTCGTCACTTCGTCCGGTCTAGCAGGTGTGTGCTTCTTCCCGGCACGGCTTGAGGAGGGGGGTGGGGTCGAAGAAGCGGGCCGAGGGCTTGGCGCGGACATCGCCGGTGGTGATGTCGCGGATCACGGTGCCCTCGTCCTCCGTGAAGCTGGGATCCGCCTTGTAACCGCCGAGGTAAATGCCCTCAGGGCCGGATTTGTTGGCGCTGACGATGTGCAGGTAGTCGCTGGTGCGGCTCTTCCAGAGGGCGCTGCCGACCGGGTCGCGCCAGTCGCTGTTCATCGCGACGACGTCGACTCCCATGCGGGCCAGGACCTGCGCGGTCTCGGGCGGCATCATGTCGACGTCCTGCATGAGGGCGAGCCGGGCGTAGTCGCGGTCGATGACCAGGTAGTCGTCGGACAGCCGGCCCTTGGGGAGGGTCTCGCCGCGCTTGTGGTGGGTGCGCCTGTAGTCGTACGACTGCCCCGTCGAGGCGATCAGGGTGCTCTTGGGTACCTCGGTGCCGGTGGCCGGGTAGTGGAGGAGCAGGTCGGTCCGGTTGCTCGTGGCGAACGAGGTCAGTTTCGCGAGGCCCGCCGTGTCCGGAGCGGGGAAGTAGCCGGCCGGAAAGACGATCAGGCGCAGTTTCTTGCCGGAGGACCCGGCCCGGGACGCGGCCTTGGCCGCGGCGTCGAGGGCGGCCTGCCAGGGTGTCGTGCTGGGGCCGGGGTCGACGGCGGCGGCGGTGAACGTGGCCGGCTCGGGCTGGTGGAACTGTTTCTGCGTGTACGGCTCCAGGGTGTCCTGGCCCAGCAGGGAGTACATCGCGGGTTTGCGCTCCACCGGGAAGGTCCGTGACGCCCGCACGGGGATCTCGCCGTAGCCGATCTGGTCGGACCGGCCGCTCACGTCCGCGAGGACCTTGCCGTCATGGGTCATGATGACGCTGCGGGAGCCCAGGTCGAAATCGTAGGGGAACGGCGACGGCACGGTGAAGGTGTTCTGCGTGAACACCTCGGGTTTCGTTCCCTTGGTTCCCTTGCCCCAGCGGTTCGCGACGATCATGGAGAAGTCGTTCTCGAAGGTCCGGACGCGGACGAAGTCGGTGTCGATTCCGACGTTGGCAGGAGCGATCAGGATGTCCGCTCCCCGCACCGCGGCCGCCCGGGGGAACTGGGAGTTGAACATGTCGGAGCAGATGACCAGCGCCATCCTGCCGTATTCCGTGTCGAAGGACGGGATCTGCTCGAAGCTGGAGGCGTTGTACGAGGATTCGATCAGGTGATTGCGCTTGTGGTAGACGCCTCGGATCCTGCCGTCCGGGCCGAGGAGTACGGCCGAGTTGTAGTACCGGTTCGTGTCCGGCTCGTAGACGGGCATGCCGAACGCTATGTAGGCACGGTGCTGTCTCGCGACCGCGCCGAGCGCTTCGGTCGACTTTCCGGGGACCTGCTCCGCGGCCCGGGACATCTCCGCACGGCTGAAGAAGGAATAGCCGCTGGTGGCCATCTCCGGCAGCACGATGAGTTTGGCGCCCTTGCCTGCTGCCTGGCCGGCGAGCTCGACCATCCTGGCGCGGTTGTTGTCGACCTTCCCTTCCTCCGGGGCGAAGTGAATGGTCGCGGTCTTGAGGGAGGTGGGTACCGGTAATGCGTCGGATGCGGCGGCGCTCCTGAGTTCATGGCCCGGCAGCAGGGTGATCAGCCCTGCCAGCACAGCCGCCACCGCGACCGACCGGAACCGGCGGCGGCGGAACAACGCGAGGCGTTTCACGGACTTCTCCGATCTCATACGACGGGCACCTTCTTCGCGTACCTCAGAGCAGCACCCAGGAAATCGCGCGGGATTTCCGGGTGCGTGCCGAAGTGGAGGTGGATGTAGCTGGCCGCCACGTTGTCCAGCGCGAACCCCGCACGGCGGCGTTCGCCCGTGCTGGTCGTGACCTCGTACAGATTCGGCTCGATCTCGGCGGCGGTGATGCGGGACTGGTGGAATTCCTGGCCGCGGGCCCGCCGGCCCGCCTCGCCGAGCGGGGACGGCACCTGTGTGCGCACCTCGACGTAGTGGATGGAGAGGTACTGCCGGTCCATCACCACATCGATCGGGAGGATGCCGGTCATGGCCGCGCCCTTCCCGTCGAAGCCGGTCAGTGACCGGGCGAGGTACATCATCCCGCCGCACTCCGCGTAGACCGGCATTCCGTGCCCGGCACGCGCCTTCAGCCCGTCCGCCAGTGAGCGGTTGGCGGCCAGCTCGGCGGTGAAACTCTCCGGATAGCCACCGCCGAGGTAGACCGCGGCGACATCGTCCGGCAGCCGGGGATCCACGGTGGGCCGGAACGGCACCAAGGTGAACCCGGCGTCCTCCAGTGCGCGGAGGTTCTCTTCGTAGTAGAAGCAGAACGCGGCGTCACGGGCCACCGCGAGCCGTACACCGGGGCCGGTCCCGCGTGGCGGCTGGTGCGCGGAGGTTCCGGCAGGGTCGGGCCATGCGGTACGAGTGGCCGCCAGCAGCCCGTCCACATCCACCGTGCGGCCGGAAGCCATCTGCGCGGCGGCCCGTTCCGCCGCACCGGTCGGGTTCTCCTCGACCGTGGTCAGCCCTAGGTGCCGCTCATCGACGCGCAGGTGCTCGCTCCGCTCGACCCAGCCGGCCACGAGCTCTCGCAGGTGCTCCGGAAGCGCGGTGAGCACCATCTCGGCATGGGTGCGGCTGCCGACCTGGTTCAGGACGCACGCCGCGATGCGCACATCGGAGTCGAAGGCCATCAGGCCGCCCAGGACGGCTCCGGACGTGCGCGTCATGCCCCACACGTCCATGACGACCACGACAGGAAGCCCGAGAAGCTTGGCGATGTGCGCCGCGCTGCCTTTCTCGGTGCCGTTCTCCCCGTCGTACAGCCCGCCCATGGCCTCGATGACACAGACGTCCGCCCCGGCGGACCAGCGGCTGAAGGAGCGGCGCACTCCCTCGGCGCCCATCATCCACAGGTCGAGATTGACCGACGGGCGTCCGGTGATCTCCCGGTGGTATCCGGGGTCGATGAAATCAGGGCCGATCTTGAAGGCTTGCACCTTCAGCCCGCGCTCACGCAGGAGGCGCAGCAGAATGGCCGTAACGGTCGTCTTGCCGGCGCTGCTGTGCGTCGCGGCGACAACGAATGCGGGCCGTGGTGCGGGGTCGGCGTCGGCCGTGTTCTTCACTGCTGCCCCTCCAGAACGAGCCTGATCTCCAGTGCAGGGACGCAGAGTACAGCCCCGGTCACGGGCAAGGGCTGCCGGAAGCGGCCCGTCGGACATCCTGCGCTCCGAAGCGATTTGCCCGGGCCCAATACCGCGATCAGGCGGTGGCCGGCGCCCTCGATGAGGGCCCGCAACGCCTTGGCGGCCGGCTGCCTACACTTCCCTTCCGGCACGCGCACACACCTTGCAGTCCCCCCGAGTCACCCCCACTCCGCAGCGGGCCGCCCCCGGCAGAGGAAAGACACACGGTGAAACACAGCCTCGGACCCATCAGCCGCAGCCTGGCCGCGGTCGCCACCGCCGGCATGCTCGCGCTGGCCTCCGCAGCGCCCGCCCACGCCGACGACTACCGCTACTGGTCGCTGCGGCACGGGGAGAAGGGCACCTGGCGCACCACGGCAGAGGGTCCGGGTACCTACCGCCCGGCCGACGGCGCGGTGGAAGGGTTGCGCTTCGCCGTCTTCCACGCGGACACGAAGGAATCCGTCGTCCCCCGTGCTCCCGCCGACTTCGAGGCGATCTGTGCCTCCACCCCGGCGGAGGCGGGCACCAAGCGGGTCGCCCTGGTGCTGGATTTCGGTACGGCGCGGGACGCCCCGTCCGGGGAGAAGCCCCCGGCGGTACGGTCGCACTGCGTGCAGTTGCCGCCGGAAGCCACCACCGCGGAGGCGCTGGCCAAAGCTGCGCCACCCCTGCGGTACGCCCCCTCGGGCCTGCTCTGCGCCATCGCGGGCTACCCGCGGCACGGCTGCGGAGAAGCGGTGACCGACAGCTCCGAGCGCGCGAGCGGCACCGGCAGTCCTCGCAGCGGCAGCGGCAGCGGCTCAGGCGGCGGGCCGTCCGCAGGGCTCTTGCTCGGTGGAGGCATCGTCGTCGCGCTGGCCGGCGCGGCCGTGTGGCAGGCCAGGCGTCGGCGCCGTGCGGGCGGCTTCACGGAGCGGTAGCGGGTCACGGTCGGATTCCTCTGACGCGCCTACCCCGTTGCCGCCCGATAGGCACCGCGAAGAAGCCAGGCACGTGCTGGCTCAGGGGGAGTCGCGTCGGTCTCGCACCGGCAACGTCACGCGAGCCCGGCAGGCCGCGGCGGGGTGTGGGTGAGTTATCGCATTGCACGGACGCCGGAGGGTCCTTTACCCTGTTTTGCGTTCCGCCTGTGCCCATCCGGGGCCCCGGCGCTGTGTTTCGAGGTGACGACTTATCTCCCAGGCCAAGTAGCCGTCCGCAGTTCCCCCACGTTCTGATCGTTTGAACGTGTCCGGGGGCGGACGTCGCGCTGGTCTGAGTTGCGTCACCCACCCCCGTATTTCCCTGTCATTTTCCGGGTGCAGCTCTGCCGTCTGCCCCGGTTTTCGTGTTTTCCGGCCCGGTGCGGCTGACGGCAGGGCTCCCCGGTTCCTTGAATCAGGAGCCTCACAGTGTCTTCCCCCGCGCTCGACAACGAGCCGCAGCACACCACCCAGCCTCCAGACCACCTCACACCCGGCCTGTCGAAGATGGGCCTGGCCGCCTGGATCGCCCTCTTGGTGCTGCTGGGCGCCGAGCTGATGGACATGATCGACCAGTCGGTCGTCCTGACCGCCCTGCCCGCGATCCAGGAGTCGACCGGAGCCGGACCGGACGCGGTGCAATGGCTGACCACCGGCTATTCCCTGCCCGTCGCCGTCGGGCTGATCACCGGCGGTCGCCTCGGCGACCTCTACGGCCGGCGAAAGGTCCTTCTCATCGGCACCGTCGTGTTCACCACGGCCTCGCTGCTGTGCGGTCTGGCTATCGGACCGGGCGTGCTGGTCGGTGCCCGCGCCCTCCAGGGCGTGGGCGTGGCCATCATGATCCCGCAGGTCCTGGCCACCCTCCACGTCACCTTCGACGGGCAGAACCGCAGCAAGGCGTTCGGTCTGTACGGGGCCATCATGTCGCTCGCCAACGTCCTGGGCCCGGTGACGGGCGGTCTGCTCACCGAGGCCGACCTGTTCGGGCTGTCCTGGCGGCCGATCTTCCTGGTCAACGTGCCCGTCGGCCTCGCCGTGCTCCTCCTGGGACGCCGATACATCCCCGAGTCGACCGTGAAGAAGGCCGACCGGCCCGATCTGACCGGCATGCTCCTGTCCGCACTGGCCATCGTCCTGACCGTCTTCCCGCTCAGTGAGGGACACCTCCATCACTGGCCACTGTGGTGCTTCGCCATGCTCGCCTCCGGCCTCCTCACTCTGTGCGCCTTCCTGCGCCACCAGCAGCGCAAGCAGAACAAGGCGCCCCTCGTACCCCTGTCCCTCTTCCGTGGCAGGCAGTTCTCCGGCGGCACGGCCGCGCAACTGGTGCACGGCCTGCTGTGCGGGCTGTTCTTCATGACCTGGACCCTCTACCTCCAGCGCGGGCTCGGCATGAGCCCCTTCCACGCGGCCCTGGCCTTCGTGCTGCTCTCCCTCGGAGAGCTGGCCGGCGCGACGCTCGCGGCGAAGAGCGGCGGGCGCTTCGCCCGCCGCCTTCCCCAGGCCGGAGTCCTCATCGCGGCCGCTGCGATGGCCGCCCACGGGCTCCAGGCCGCCGGCGGTCAGGCGGAGCCGGCTCTGCCGGCGATGACCGCTCCGGTGGTGCTGATCGGGTTCGGCCTCGGCATGGTCAGCGGCCCGCTCACCGACCTGTCCCTCGCCAAGGTCCCGCACGAGAACGCCGGAGCCGCCTCCGGGCTGTTCAACACCGCCATCCACCTGGGCATCGCCCTCGGCACCGCGCTGACCGCCCTGGTGTTCTTCTCCACCACCGGCGGCTCGCCCGACGCCGGACTCAACCGCGACGCGTTCATGACCGTGCTGTGGTGGGTCGGCAGCCTCCTCGTCTTGATGTGGGCCCTGATGTTCTGCCTGCCCAAGCACACGAAGAACCGGACCGGCTGAGCCGGTTACCCCAGGCGGCGGCACCTTCCGGTGCTGCCGCCGCTCCCCGTACCCCTCACACAGCCACGGCGGCTGACACGGTACCGACGGGGGCCGGTTGGCGGCCAGACAGGCGCATTACGGCGGTCCGTCGGCTCTTATGGGCCGACCGCCCGCGTTCGCCACGTGTACAGGCGGGAAGGAGGCCGATTCGTCGTTGATGCCTCACCAGGGGGCACGGCACCACGCCCCCCTAAATGCGCATGTTAGATTCACATTTTGTGGTGACCCGGGTCGCGTGGCGTCGCCACGGTTCCGGCTCCAGCACTGCGTACCGATGGTGACAAC from Streptomyces albofaciens JCM 4342 encodes the following:
- a CDS encoding SCO2322 family protein, whose protein sequence is MKHSLGPISRSLAAVATAGMLALASAAPAHADDYRYWSLRHGEKGTWRTTAEGPGTYRPADGAVEGLRFAVFHADTKESVVPRAPADFEAICASTPAEAGTKRVALVLDFGTARDAPSGEKPPAVRSHCVQLPPEATTAEALAKAAPPLRYAPSGLLCAIAGYPRHGCGEAVTDSSERASGTGSPRSGSGSGSGGGPSAGLLLGGGIVVALAGAAVWQARRRRRAGGFTER
- a CDS encoding cobyrinate a,c-diamide synthase, giving the protein MKNTADADPAPRPAFVVAATHSSAGKTTVTAILLRLLRERGLKVQAFKIGPDFIDPGYHREITGRPSVNLDLWMMGAEGVRRSFSRWSAGADVCVIEAMGGLYDGENGTEKGSAAHIAKLLGLPVVVVMDVWGMTRTSGAVLGGLMAFDSDVRIAACVLNQVGSRTHAEMVLTALPEHLRELVAGWVERSEHLRVDERHLGLTTVEENPTGAAERAAAQMASGRTVDVDGLLAATRTAWPDPAGTSAHQPPRGTGPGVRLAVARDAAFCFYYEENLRALEDAGFTLVPFRPTVDPRLPDDVAAVYLGGGYPESFTAELAANRSLADGLKARAGHGMPVYAECGGMMYLARSLTGFDGKGAAMTGILPIDVVMDRQYLSIHYVEVRTQVPSPLGEAGRRARGQEFHQSRITAAEIEPNLYEVTTSTGERRRAGFALDNVAASYIHLHFGTHPEIPRDFLGAALRYAKKVPVV
- a CDS encoding MFS transporter, yielding MSSPALDNEPQHTTQPPDHLTPGLSKMGLAAWIALLVLLGAELMDMIDQSVVLTALPAIQESTGAGPDAVQWLTTGYSLPVAVGLITGGRLGDLYGRRKVLLIGTVVFTTASLLCGLAIGPGVLVGARALQGVGVAIMIPQVLATLHVTFDGQNRSKAFGLYGAIMSLANVLGPVTGGLLTEADLFGLSWRPIFLVNVPVGLAVLLLGRRYIPESTVKKADRPDLTGMLLSALAIVLTVFPLSEGHLHHWPLWCFAMLASGLLTLCAFLRHQQRKQNKAPLVPLSLFRGRQFSGGTAAQLVHGLLCGLFFMTWTLYLQRGLGMSPFHAALAFVLLSLGELAGATLAAKSGGRFARRLPQAGVLIAAAAMAAHGLQAAGGQAEPALPAMTAPVVLIGFGLGMVSGPLTDLSLAKVPHENAGAASGLFNTAIHLGIALGTALTALVFFSTTGGSPDAGLNRDAFMTVLWWVGSLLVLMWALMFCLPKHTKNRTG
- a CDS encoding nitrilase-related carbon-nitrogen hydrolase produces the protein MRSEKSVKRLALFRRRRFRSVAVAAVLAGLITLLPGHELRSAAASDALPVPTSLKTATIHFAPEEGKVDNNRARMVELAGQAAGKGAKLIVLPEMATSGYSFFSRAEMSRAAEQVPGKSTEALGAVARQHRAYIAFGMPVYEPDTNRYYNSAVLLGPDGRIRGVYHKRNHLIESSYNASSFEQIPSFDTEYGRMALVICSDMFNSQFPRAAAVRGADILIAPANVGIDTDFVRVRTFENDFSMIVANRWGKGTKGTKPEVFTQNTFTVPSPFPYDFDLGSRSVIMTHDGKVLADVSGRSDQIGYGEIPVRASRTFPVERKPAMYSLLGQDTLEPYTQKQFHQPEPATFTAAAVDPGPSTTPWQAALDAAAKAASRAGSSGKKLRLIVFPAGYFPAPDTAGLAKLTSFATSNRTDLLLHYPATGTEVPKSTLIASTGQSYDYRRTHHKRGETLPKGRLSDDYLVIDRDYARLALMQDVDMMPPETAQVLARMGVDVVAMNSDWRDPVGSALWKSRTSDYLHIVSANKSGPEGIYLGGYKADPSFTEDEGTVIRDITTGDVRAKPSARFFDPTPLLKPCREEAHTC